The following coding sequences lie in one Niabella agricola genomic window:
- a CDS encoding ROK family transcriptional regulator, with protein sequence MQKRLLYKHAIFREFYYAGSLSCAELSSRIGKSIPLTTQMLNNLIEEGVVEENGLAPSNGGRRPAMYAVKPDAMYLVAVAMDQLITRIAIVDFHNRPVSAVAQHELPLANNPNALQQLKTIIEQAIKKSKIPKKKVLGVGIGMPGFIDALQGINYSFFPNESKSIAGYLSHALGVPVYIDNDSSIVALAEHRFGAAAGTRNTMVVNLGWGVGLGLILNNQLYRGENGFAGEFSHIPFFNNNKVCSCGKRGCLETETSLKVIIEKAEQGLKRKSTAAFLKKDFRTGSVEQDWQAIVKAAQMGDEYVVKLLTAAGYDIGRGVAVLIHLFNPELIVLSGRGAQAGRIWQAPVLQAVNEHCIPRLVGNTLVKMSTLGHKAELIGAAALVLENLSRSKIKETAKKVVLQ encoded by the coding sequence ATGCAAAAGCGATTGCTATATAAACATGCGATTTTCAGGGAGTTTTACTATGCAGGATCCTTGTCTTGTGCAGAATTGAGCTCCCGGATCGGCAAGAGTATTCCGCTCACTACCCAGATGCTCAATAATTTGATCGAGGAGGGGGTAGTAGAGGAAAATGGATTAGCCCCTTCAAACGGGGGGCGGCGCCCCGCAATGTATGCGGTAAAGCCAGATGCTATGTATTTGGTTGCGGTGGCCATGGATCAATTGATTACCCGGATCGCCATTGTTGATTTTCATAATAGGCCGGTAAGTGCTGTTGCACAACATGAGTTGCCGTTGGCTAATAATCCCAACGCGCTGCAGCAGTTAAAAACCATCATTGAGCAGGCCATTAAAAAATCGAAAATTCCGAAGAAAAAAGTGCTGGGAGTGGGTATTGGAATGCCGGGGTTTATTGATGCGCTGCAGGGGATTAATTATTCGTTTTTTCCGAATGAAAGTAAGAGCATTGCGGGTTATCTGAGTCATGCATTGGGTGTGCCGGTTTACATCGATAATGATTCCAGTATTGTGGCGCTGGCGGAGCATCGTTTTGGAGCGGCTGCGGGAACGCGTAATACAATGGTGGTGAACCTGGGCTGGGGCGTGGGATTGGGCCTGATTCTCAACAATCAGTTGTACCGCGGTGAAAACGGATTTGCGGGAGAGTTTAGCCATATTCCTTTCTTTAATAACAATAAGGTATGCTCCTGCGGGAAGAGAGGTTGTCTGGAAACCGAAACTTCATTAAAGGTGATTATTGAGAAGGCAGAGCAGGGATTGAAAAGAAAAAGTACGGCGGCTTTTTTAAAAAAAGACTTTCGCACCGGCTCTGTCGAGCAGGATTGGCAGGCGATTGTAAAAGCCGCACAGATGGGCGACGAGTATGTGGTGAAATTACTTACCGCTGCGGGTTATGACATCGGAAGGGGCGTGGCCGTACTGATTCACCTGTTTAACCCGGAACTAATTGTGCTAAGCGGGCGTGGTGCCCAGGCAGGCCGTATCTGGCAGGCCCCGGTGCTGCAGGCGGTGAACGAACACTGCATTCCCCGCCTGGTGGGCAACACGCTGGTCAAAATGTCAACCCTGGGGCATAAGGCGGAGTTAATCGGCGCTGCGGCATTGGTGTTAGAAAACCTGTCGAGGTCAAAAATAAAAGAAACAGCTAAAAAAGTTGTTTTGCAATAA
- a CDS encoding SusC/RagA family TonB-linked outer membrane protein, with protein sequence MKKKHVLFVFVALLLGYGSLQAQVKRTITGVITDAEGKPVPGATITVKGRSQATVANEKGEYSINVEGSPELEVSSVGFATKVLRVTGNNTLSIILAADQGSLEGVVVTALGVKRQQRSLGYATSTVSAGDLVKTAPTNFAAALYGKVPGLQVSSAPGGSTAGVVMQLRGLNSISYSSTPLIVLDGIPIRDGGFNSGDYWGDGRVRGNGLIDLNLEDMESVTVLKGAAAAALYGSEGKNGVLLLTSKKAKGKGFSVDFNATYFQDRVAYLPRLQNVRGAGFPVPYGVYQSDADGFGSYTLNGTKYRTNVQAGLNFGPLFDGKPILTWDGQVRPYSAQPDRYANLFQKGQNSTQNIAVSSATDKADIRLSLTHQRFEGISKNSKDEKLNANFNSTVRFSKNYSMDLMINYINQNVHNRPFLVDRMVNNFTGMMPAFDNGDWYFNKYRTSLGYKYVTGSNRSLTPDENIKIPNYRTDILDYVWNLMSNNVDEYNNRLISSITNTLKITNDLSLRGKIATDLSFNRTLNKSLSSQPIAYGPSGGYTQSTYNYNILYGDVLLNYNKQISEDFSLSATAGYTARDEKGMNTSVGTNGGLGVENKFDLTASYNTPYNSSGSQTYLTTDAFLGTLNFNYKNYAFLEGTIRRDRTSTMNPQNNTFTYPAVNGSLILSDIFKLPQVINYAKLRASWGVVGSYPAAYLANVAYNTGNLGVQTSGGNPVLTTSTITNPYGNDNIRPEKKKTLEFGLAVETFNKRLNFDVSYYHDKVYDLIINLTLPQSMGASTILSNVAELSNKGFEANINATPIQTRDFRWNLTLNYFTNTNKIVKLANGSKELIHADNDGNAYQIKSVVGQPVGDIYVHPTLVNDNGQAIITDDGLYQQDPNKMVSGGNSQVKGAGGILNTFTYKNFALTFNADFKYGGYVIPTGLFWMNSRGITEESLKYMDAAHGGLSYYLDADGKGIATTGTSGPKGETVLHDGMLLKGVTADGKENTNIISQAYYYWNIYNWGGPQYSPSALYNLYVQKNNYIKMREISLAYTLPSKIASKVWAQRVTVSVFARNPFYLYRTIKDMDAEQLTTSNVWYNNLNNAGSQPSTRTFGAMIRATF encoded by the coding sequence ATGAAGAAGAAACATGTATTGTTTGTTTTCGTCGCTTTGCTGTTGGGCTATGGAAGCCTGCAGGCTCAGGTTAAGCGGACGATAACTGGCGTGATCACTGATGCGGAGGGAAAGCCTGTTCCAGGTGCCACGATAACGGTAAAGGGTCGCAGTCAGGCTACGGTTGCCAATGAAAAGGGAGAATATTCCATTAATGTGGAAGGTAGTCCTGAATTGGAGGTTAGCTCTGTTGGGTTCGCAACAAAGGTACTAAGGGTAACCGGGAATAATACGTTGTCAATAATATTAGCGGCCGATCAGGGCAGTTTGGAAGGTGTTGTTGTTACTGCACTTGGTGTAAAACGGCAACAGCGTTCTTTGGGATATGCAACCTCAACTGTGTCTGCCGGGGATCTTGTAAAAACGGCACCTACAAATTTTGCAGCGGCATTATACGGAAAAGTACCTGGGTTGCAGGTGTCTTCCGCTCCCGGAGGTTCCACAGCGGGTGTGGTGATGCAATTGAGAGGGTTAAACTCTATTAGCTATAGCTCTACCCCATTAATCGTTCTTGATGGTATTCCAATCAGAGACGGCGGCTTCAATAGTGGTGATTATTGGGGAGATGGCCGTGTACGGGGAAATGGTCTGATTGATTTGAACCTGGAAGATATGGAAAGCGTTACGGTCCTTAAGGGCGCCGCTGCCGCTGCATTGTATGGTTCTGAAGGTAAAAACGGTGTTCTTTTGCTTACCTCAAAGAAAGCAAAAGGGAAAGGATTCTCGGTTGATTTTAATGCTACCTACTTCCAGGATCGGGTAGCCTACTTGCCACGTCTTCAAAATGTAAGAGGAGCTGGCTTCCCGGTTCCCTATGGTGTATATCAAAGCGATGCTGATGGGTTTGGAAGTTATACCCTGAATGGTACAAAGTATAGAACGAATGTTCAAGCTGGTTTGAACTTCGGGCCACTGTTCGATGGTAAGCCGATTCTTACATGGGACGGCCAGGTGCGGCCCTATTCGGCGCAGCCGGACCGGTATGCGAACTTATTTCAGAAAGGCCAGAATTCAACACAAAACATAGCCGTTAGCAGTGCAACGGATAAGGCAGACATTCGTTTGTCATTAACACATCAAAGATTTGAAGGTATAAGCAAGAACTCAAAGGATGAAAAATTGAATGCCAATTTTAACAGCACGGTTCGATTCAGTAAGAACTATTCAATGGATTTGATGATCAATTACATCAATCAGAACGTTCATAATCGTCCTTTTTTAGTTGATCGAATGGTAAATAATTTTACGGGTATGATGCCGGCATTTGATAATGGCGACTGGTATTTTAACAAGTATAGAACCAGCCTTGGTTATAAATATGTTACCGGTAGTAACCGAAGCCTGACCCCTGACGAAAACATTAAGATTCCCAACTACCGTACCGATATCCTGGATTATGTATGGAATCTTATGTCAAATAATGTAGATGAATACAATAACCGGTTAATATCGAGTATTACAAACACGTTGAAAATTACGAATGACCTTTCCTTGCGTGGAAAAATAGCAACAGATCTTTCTTTTAACAGAACCTTGAATAAATCACTTTCTTCACAACCGATAGCTTATGGCCCGTCGGGCGGATATACACAATCTACATATAATTATAATATCCTGTACGGCGATGTCTTACTGAATTACAATAAGCAAATTTCCGAAGACTTTAGTCTGTCGGCTACAGCGGGTTATACTGCAAGGGATGAAAAAGGCATGAACACCAGCGTGGGAACAAATGGTGGATTGGGCGTGGAAAATAAATTTGACCTGACCGCATCCTACAACACGCCCTATAATAGCAGCGGAAGTCAAACTTATTTAACAACAGATGCTTTTCTGGGCACTTTAAATTTTAACTACAAGAATTATGCTTTCCTGGAAGGTACAATACGAAGGGATAGAACATCTACCATGAATCCCCAAAATAATACATTTACGTATCCTGCTGTAAATGGTAGTCTTATTCTATCGGATATCTTCAAGCTGCCGCAGGTAATTAATTATGCTAAGCTGCGTGCTTCGTGGGGGGTAGTTGGTAGCTATCCCGCAGCCTACCTGGCCAACGTGGCTTATAATACTGGTAATCTTGGCGTGCAAACTTCAGGCGGTAACCCCGTGTTAACTACTTCCACCATTACAAATCCATACGGGAATGACAACATCAGACCTGAGAAAAAGAAAACTTTAGAGTTCGGTCTGGCCGTTGAAACATTCAATAAGCGGCTTAATTTTGATGTTTCGTACTATCATGATAAAGTATATGATCTTATCATAAACCTGACACTTCCTCAAAGTATGGGGGCTTCCACTATTTTATCGAATGTGGCCGAACTTTCAAACAAAGGATTTGAGGCGAACATTAATGCAACGCCTATACAAACCAGAGATTTTCGATGGAATCTTACGTTAAACTACTTTACGAATACCAATAAAATCGTTAAACTGGCAAATGGCTCTAAAGAGCTGATTCACGCTGATAATGATGGAAACGCGTATCAGATAAAATCCGTAGTTGGTCAGCCCGTGGGTGATATCTATGTACACCCCACCCTGGTAAACGACAACGGTCAGGCAATTATTACTGACGATGGTTTATATCAACAGGATCCCAACAAAATGGTGTCGGGAGGAAACAGCCAGGTAAAAGGTGCGGGTGGTATTCTGAACACATTTACCTATAAGAATTTTGCATTAACATTTAATGCGGATTTCAAATACGGGGGGTATGTGATTCCAACCGGTTTGTTTTGGATGAATAGCCGTGGTATAACTGAAGAAAGCCTTAAGTACATGGATGCAGCTCACGGCGGACTTAGTTATTATTTGGATGCAGATGGAAAGGGCATTGCAACAACAGGTACATCCGGACCCAAAGGAGAGACGGTTTTGCATGATGGTATGCTGTTGAAGGGCGTTACAGCTGATGGCAAAGAGAATACGAATATTATATCCCAGGCATATTATTATTGGAATATTTATAATTGGGGAGGACCCCAGTATTCGCCGAGTGCGTTGTATAATTTATATGTACAAAAAAACAATTACATCAAAATGAGAGAGATATCACTTGCATACACCCTGCCTTCCAAGATTGCCTCAAAAGTTTGGGCACAGCGGGTGACGGTTTCTGTATTTGCAAGAAATCCATTCTACTTATACCGGACTATAAAGGATATGGACGCAGAGCAGCTAACTACAAGCAATGTGTGGTACAACAATCTTAACAACGCCGGAAGCCAGCCGTCTACCAGGACTTTTGGTGCAATGATTCGGGCAACATTTTAA